In Hippoglossus hippoglossus isolate fHipHip1 chromosome 24, fHipHip1.pri, whole genome shotgun sequence, a single genomic region encodes these proteins:
- the LOC117758592 gene encoding adenylate kinase 7-like isoform X1 codes for MEEETQSSTKRIFINDVDKYSSRHIAKFLFTCLTEDKVASFEIRGTVSSREEFSFPLERYKSPTREELLERLLECDVVVYNISENATHKQLEEATWALKALHAEMGNFTTHKLFILVSTVMTWALTKPQNMEDTDVLITEQEFRRRRPHRSFKSHNNLEKLVLKLGKEKKSKLTGYVVGSGLQYGMGENLFHYFFKVSWLMMLPKVPIFGDGKNHIPMIHVYDLAGVIHNIIELTPKSKYILAVDDSKTTLEEIVKTISETLGPGKIYNVPELEAIAMEACQPSELEYLGINLSLDIFIIKDSFNLHWKAEAGMVENIESIVEEYKNTRQLLPIRICLGGPPSVGKTTIAKKLCNHYKIHHIKIKKMIEEKVAKLKELGTADESEDESEEVASAARTQLDNINKSMEMHAGRLEDELIFEILQEKLNSKPCRNQGYVLDGFLKTYTQAKQIFHDDNPEEQDTMMKEPVFNKNITPEFVIALEATDDFLTQRVLGLPESVAEKMRCTHDEFLPRLKKYRQLSTAEEKLLDYFDEIEIYPEHIEVATDDPEYKEVMKQIIASVGPTKNYGLSPEEQEAERRKKEEEMRLRVAAENAEKKRRNKTALAEMAAQYEEWQKNLSEVRRQEEELMEAHSLPLRNYLMKHVMPALSEAMVECCKIKPEDPVDFLAEHLLKKNQG; via the exons ATGGAGGAGGAAACGCAGTCTTCTACCAAACGTATTTTTATCAACGACGTGGACAAATACTCGTCCAGACACATCGCCAAG TTTCTATTCACGTGTTTGACCGAAGACAAAGTTGCCTCGTTTGAGATCAGAGGAACCGTTTCCTCCAGAGAGGAGTTCAGCTTCCCACTGGAGCGGTACAAA TCGCCCACTCGGGAGGAGCTCCTGGAGCGGCTGCTGGAGTGTGATGTGGTCGTGTACAACATCTCAGAAAATGCAACACATAAGCAGCTTGAAGAGGCAACGTGGGCGTTAAAAG CCCTGCATGCTGAGATGGGAAACTTCACGACCCACAAATTGTTCATCTTGGTCTCGACAGTGATGACCTGGGCCTTGACCAAGCCACAGAACATG GAGGACACAGACGTTCTCATCACAGAACAAGAGTTCAGGAGAAGACGACCTCATCGCAGTTTCAAAAGTCACAACAACCTGGAGAAGCTCGTGCTCAAACTGGGCAAAGAG AAAAAGTCCAAACTCACGGGTTATGTTGTAGGCAGTGGTCTTCAGTACGGAATGGGGGAGAATCTCTTTCACTACTTTTTCAAG GTATCTTGGTTGATGATGTTGCCAAAAGTCCCCATATTTGGAGATGGCAAAAACCACATCCCCATGATTCACGTGTATGATCTTGCCGg AGTGATTCACAACATCATCGAACTGACTCCGAAGTCAAAGTACATCCTCGCTGTCGATGATTCTAAGACAACGCTGGAGGAAATTGTAAAG ACGATAAGTGAGACACTTGGTCCCGGGAAAATTTACAATGTGCCAGAGCTGGAAGCCATCGCCATGGAGGCTTGTCAG CCCAGCGAGCTGGAGTACTTGGGCATCAACCTCAGCCTGgacattttcataataaaagacTCCTTCAACCTCCACTGGAAGGCTGAGGCTGGGATGGTTGAGAACATCGAGAGCATCGTGGAGGAATACAAAAACACCAGGCAGCTACTT CCCATCAGGATCTGCCTGGGCGGACCTCCATCTGTGGGTAAAACCACGATCGCAAAGAAGCTCTGCAATCATTACAAGATCCACCACATCAAGATTAAGAAGATGATCGAGGAAAAGGTGGCGAAACTG aagGAGTTGGGGACTGCAGATGAATCTGAAGATGAGAGTGAAGAGGTGGCATCTGCTGCTCGCACACAACTGGACAATATTAACAAAAGCATGGAAATGCATGCAG GACGCCTGGAAGACGAACTGATTTTTGAGATTTTGCAAGAAAAGCTGAATTCTAAGCCGTGTAGGAACCAAGGATATGTTCTGGACGGCTTCCTGAAGACCTACACTCAAGCAAAGCAAATTTTCCATG ATGACAACCCAGAGGAACAGGATACGATGATGAAAGAACCAGTGTTCAACAAGAACATCACTCCAG AGTTTGTTATTGCCTTAGAGGCGACGGACGATTTCCTGACACAAAGAGTACTCGGTCTCCCGGAGAGTGTCGCAGAGAAGATGCGATGCACCCATGATGAATTTCTCCCTCGCCTGAAGAAATACCGACAACTCAGTACTGCTGAAGAAAAGCTGCTGGACTACTTCGACGAGATTGAGATTTACCCAGAGCACATTG AGGTCGCCACAGACGACCCAGAGTACAAAGAGGTGATGAAGCAAATCATTGCATCCGTGGGGCCCACCAAGAACTATGGCCTGAGTccggaggagcaggaggcggagaggagaaagaaagaggaggagatgaggctGAGAGTGGCTGCAGAGAATGCGGAGAAGAAACGCAGGAATAAGACTGCGCTGGCTGAGATGGCTGCTCAGTACGAGGAGTGG CAGAAGAATTTGTCGGAggtgaggaggcaggaggaagagCTGATGGAagctcactctcttcctctgaggaactacctgatGAAGCACGTGATGCCCGCCCTCTCTGAGGCCATGGTCGAGTGCTGCAAGATCAAACCAGAGGACCCCGTCGACTTCCTG GCTGAACATCTCCTGAAGAAGAACCAGGGATAG
- the LOC117758592 gene encoding adenylate kinase 7-like isoform X2, whose protein sequence is MEEETQSSTKRIFINDVDKYSSRHIAKFLFTCLTEDKVASFEIRGTVSSREEFSFPLERYKSPTREELLERLLECDVVVYNISENATHKQLEEATWALKALHAEMGNFTTHKLFILVSTVMTWALTKPQNMEDTDVLITEQEFRRRRPHRSFKSHNNLEKLVLKLGKEKKSKLTGYVVGSGLQYGMGENLFHYFFKVSWLMMLPKVPIFGDGKNHIPMIHVYDLAGVIHNIIELTPKSKYILAVDDSKTTLEEIVKTISETLGPGKIYNVPELEAIAMEACQPSELEYLGINLSLDIFIIKDSFNLHWKAEAGMVENIESIVEEYKNTRQLLPIRICLGGPPSVGKTTIAKKLCNHYKIHHIKIKKMIEEKVAKLKELGTADESEDESEEVASAARTQLDNINKSMEMHAGRLEDELIFEILQEKLNSKPCRNQGYVLDGFLKTYTQAKQIFHDDNPEEQDTMMKEPVFNKNITPEFVIALEATDDFLTQRVLGLPESVAEKMRCTHDEFLPRLKKYRQLSTAEEKLLDYFDEIEIYPEHIEVATDDPEYKEVMKQIIASVGPTKNYGLSPEEQEAERRKKEEEMRLRVAAENAEKKRRNKTALAEMAAQYEEWQKNLSEVRRQEEELMEAHSLPLRNYLMKHVMPALSEAMVECCKIKPEDPVDFLAEHLLKKNQG, encoded by the exons ATGGAGGAGGAAACGCAGTCTTCTACCAAACGTATTTTTATCAACGACGTGGACAAATACTCGTCCAGACACATCGCCAAG TTTCTATTCACGTGTTTGACCGAAGACAAAGTTGCCTCGTTTGAGATCAGAGGAACCGTTTCCTCCAGAGAGGAGTTCAGCTTCCCACTGGAGCGGTACAAA TCGCCCACTCGGGAGGAGCTCCTGGAGCGGCTGCTGGAGTGTGATGTGGTCGTGTACAACATCTCAGAAAATGCAACACATAAGCAGCTTGAAGAGGCAACGTGGGCGTTA AAAGCCCTGCATGCTGAGATGGGAAACTTCACGACCCACAAATTGTTCATCTTGGTCTCGACAGTGATGACCTGGGCCTTGACCAAGCCACAGAACATG GAGGACACAGACGTTCTCATCACAGAACAAGAGTTCAGGAGAAGACGACCTCATCGCAGTTTCAAAAGTCACAACAACCTGGAGAAGCTCGTGCTCAAACTGGGCAAAGAG AAAAAGTCCAAACTCACGGGTTATGTTGTAGGCAGTGGTCTTCAGTACGGAATGGGGGAGAATCTCTTTCACTACTTTTTCAAG GTATCTTGGTTGATGATGTTGCCAAAAGTCCCCATATTTGGAGATGGCAAAAACCACATCCCCATGATTCACGTGTATGATCTTGCCGg AGTGATTCACAACATCATCGAACTGACTCCGAAGTCAAAGTACATCCTCGCTGTCGATGATTCTAAGACAACGCTGGAGGAAATTGTAAAG ACGATAAGTGAGACACTTGGTCCCGGGAAAATTTACAATGTGCCAGAGCTGGAAGCCATCGCCATGGAGGCTTGTCAG CCCAGCGAGCTGGAGTACTTGGGCATCAACCTCAGCCTGgacattttcataataaaagacTCCTTCAACCTCCACTGGAAGGCTGAGGCTGGGATGGTTGAGAACATCGAGAGCATCGTGGAGGAATACAAAAACACCAGGCAGCTACTT CCCATCAGGATCTGCCTGGGCGGACCTCCATCTGTGGGTAAAACCACGATCGCAAAGAAGCTCTGCAATCATTACAAGATCCACCACATCAAGATTAAGAAGATGATCGAGGAAAAGGTGGCGAAACTG aagGAGTTGGGGACTGCAGATGAATCTGAAGATGAGAGTGAAGAGGTGGCATCTGCTGCTCGCACACAACTGGACAATATTAACAAAAGCATGGAAATGCATGCAG GACGCCTGGAAGACGAACTGATTTTTGAGATTTTGCAAGAAAAGCTGAATTCTAAGCCGTGTAGGAACCAAGGATATGTTCTGGACGGCTTCCTGAAGACCTACACTCAAGCAAAGCAAATTTTCCATG ATGACAACCCAGAGGAACAGGATACGATGATGAAAGAACCAGTGTTCAACAAGAACATCACTCCAG AGTTTGTTATTGCCTTAGAGGCGACGGACGATTTCCTGACACAAAGAGTACTCGGTCTCCCGGAGAGTGTCGCAGAGAAGATGCGATGCACCCATGATGAATTTCTCCCTCGCCTGAAGAAATACCGACAACTCAGTACTGCTGAAGAAAAGCTGCTGGACTACTTCGACGAGATTGAGATTTACCCAGAGCACATTG AGGTCGCCACAGACGACCCAGAGTACAAAGAGGTGATGAAGCAAATCATTGCATCCGTGGGGCCCACCAAGAACTATGGCCTGAGTccggaggagcaggaggcggagaggagaaagaaagaggaggagatgaggctGAGAGTGGCTGCAGAGAATGCGGAGAAGAAACGCAGGAATAAGACTGCGCTGGCTGAGATGGCTGCTCAGTACGAGGAGTGG CAGAAGAATTTGTCGGAggtgaggaggcaggaggaagagCTGATGGAagctcactctcttcctctgaggaactacctgatGAAGCACGTGATGCCCGCCCTCTCTGAGGCCATGGTCGAGTGCTGCAAGATCAAACCAGAGGACCCCGTCGACTTCCTG GCTGAACATCTCCTGAAGAAGAACCAGGGATAG